The Salvia splendens isolate huo1 unplaced genomic scaffold, SspV2 ctg704, whole genome shotgun sequence genome includes a window with the following:
- the LOC121791014 gene encoding uncharacterized protein LOC121791014 translates to MDGSLLLHHDEKEAARSPDDISVRRLKNRERQRRYRARKRQEADLRKASSIDQSTPVHYQQLHTEFLSVPLEVDISVSGIAPGHGPDYLTRIHCQRDWKKDARTAHMHKNSETCPLNNGGTVISSGSSATFVDGGGHQENPLLNPSNTPISDSSAANGSSRRHWKAEARNKRISE, encoded by the coding sequence ATGGATGGTTCTCTGTTGTTGCATCATGATGAAAAAGAAGCTGCTAGAAGTCCTGATGATATTTCGGTTCGTCGTTTGAAGAATAGGGAGAGGCAACGTAGATATAGAGCTCGTAAGCGTCAAGAAGCTGATCTAAGAAAGGCTTCAAGTATTGATCAATcaacacctgtgcattaccagcAGCTGCATACTGAGTTTCTATCTGTACCTCTGGAAGTTGATATTTCAGTAAGCGGAATTGCCCCGGGTCATGGCCCAGATTACTTGACCCGTATTCATTGTCAGAGAGATTGGAAGAAAGATGCCAGGACAGCCCATATGCACAAGAACTCAGAAACATGTCCTTTGAATAATGGTGGCACTGTAATTTCAAGCGGAAGTTCAGCGACCTTTGTGGATGGTGGCGGCCATCAAGAAAATCCACTATTAAATCCTTCAAATACTCCAATTTCGGATAGTAGTGCAGCAAATGGATCCAGCCGAAGGCATTGGAAAGCAGAGGCAAGAAACAAGAGAATTTCTGAGTAA
- the LOC121791018 gene encoding putative receptor-like protein kinase At4g00960 translates to MSSQTCLLLILAILTNLSASVTAQNYGCFGGNYTANGTYSTNLISLISSLAPNITDNAYYNATSGQAPDQVYASALCRTDFQLEECRSCLRGAIAPLLQSLCPNRRQGIFFRQACTLRYSDEPISGGAGAQSYSVRSRGVQNLSSPEQFNQQLRVLLRELRAQAAAGGPLMKIAAGNGTAPDFQTMFAMMQCVPDLSAAGCADCLIRSEQMICCDNRSRIVVYMPGCYLEYTIYPFYNISRIEQVRAMIAAPLSPPVQAPVTRSSPGNDDGNSTRTVIIILVPIVASLLIAACVGTYASKRLKKKTEHITLQRLDEEEYVSAEESLIFDFEELLTATNNFSDSHKIGQGGFGAVYKGKLRKGQQIAVKRLSRNSEQGELEFKNEVVLMVKLQHKNLVRLLGFSLRGPERLLVYEFVHNGSLDCSVFDPMKRLAINWDVRYTIIKGIAKGLVYLHEDSRLRVIHRDLKASNVLLDEDNNPKISDFGMARLFTQDETRANTRRIVGTYGYMAPEYARNGHFSMKSDVFSFGVLVLEIISGQSNNSFKNVENGENVEYMLSFAWRNWRAGTAKKMIDPALMSASASRNDMLRCIHIGLLCVQENAKVRPTMASVVVMLNSLSSTFPVPLQPGFFVPSSNDEIRATEFSRNEATISDLYPR, encoded by the exons ATGAGTAGTCAAACATGTCTCCTCTTGATCCTGGCAATCCTCACCAACCTCTCCGCCTCCGTAACAGCCCAAAACTACGGCTGCTTCGGCGGCAATTACACCGCCAACGGCACATACAGCACCAATCTCATCTCCCTCATTTCATCCCTCGCACCAAACATCACCGACAACGCTTACTACAACGCCACTTCCGGCCAAGCCCCGGACCAAGTCTACGCCAGCGCACTCTGCCGAACCGACTTCCAGCTGGAGGAATGCCGCAGCTGCCTCCGAGGAGCCATCGCCCCGCTTCTCCAGTCGCTCTGCCCCAACCGGAGACAGGGGATCTTCTTCCGTCAAGCGTGCACTCTGCGCTACTCCGACGAGCCCATATCCGGCGGCGCGGGAGCTCAGTCATACAGTGTCCGCTCCAGGGGCGTCCAGAACTTGAGCAGCCCCGAGCAGTTCAACCAGCAGCTGAGGGTGCTGCTCAGGGAGCTTCGCGCCCAGGCGGCTGCGGGAGGGCCGCTGATGAAGATCGCGGCGGGGAATGGGACGGCGCCGGATTTTCAGACGATGTTTGCGATGATGCAGTGCGTGCCGGATCTGTCGGCGGCGGGTTGCGCCGATTGCTTGATCAGGTCGGAGCAAATGATCTGTTGTGATAACAGGTCACGGATTGTTGTGTATATGCCAGGCTGTTATCTTGAATATACTATCTATCCCTTTTATAATATTAGTCGGATCGAGCAAGTTCGAGCGATGATAGCAGCGCCCCTGTCTCCTCCGGTGCAGGCTCCAGTGACACGGTCATCGCCAG GCAACGACGATGGTAATAGCACTCGAACAGTGATCATTATTCTTGTTCCAATTGTTGCGTCTCTGCTTATTGCTGCTTGTGTTGGCACTTATGCCAGTaagagattgaagaagaaaacagagcacatcaCATTACAAA GATTAGATGAGGAGGAGTATGTAAGTGCAGAAGAGTCCCTTATTTTCGATTTTGAAGAGCTTCTAACTGCCACCAACAATTTCTCCGATAGTCATAAAATTGGACAAGGTGGATTTGGTGCAGTTTATAAG GGAAAACTTCGGAAAGGTCAACAAATTGCAGTCAAAAGGTTATCAAGAAACTCAGAGCAAGGAGAATTGGAGTTCAAGAATGAAGTGGTGTTGATGGTCAAGCTTCAGCACAAAAATTTAGTAAGGTTGTTGGGATTCTCACTACGAGGACCGGAGAGGCTTCTCGTATATGAATTTGTTCATAATGGGAGCCTAGATTGCTCTGTTTTTG ATCCGATGAAGCGTTTGGCTATTAACTGGGACGTCCGATACACGATCATAAAGGGCATCGCCAAGGGACTTGTTTATCTGCACGAAGACTCTCGTCTTCGTGTAATTCATCGTGATCTTAAAGCGAGCAACGTACTCCTAGATGAAGATAACAACCCTAAAATCTCAGATTTCGGTATGGCAAGATTGTTCACACAGGATGAAACACGAGCCAATACACGCAGAATAGTTGGAACCTA CGGGTACATGGCACCAGAATATGCACGAAACGGGCATTTTTCGATGAAGTCAGACGTGTTTAGCTTTGGAGTGCTGGTGTTGGAGATTATCAGCGGACAGAGTAACAACTCTTTCAAGAATGTGGAGAATGGAGAGAATGTAGAATACATGCTTAGCTTT GCTTGGAGAAATTGGCGTGCGGGGACAGCGAAGAAGATGATTGATCCGGCATTGATGTCTGCTTCGGCCTCTCGGAATGATATGCTGAGATGCATTCATATCGGTTTGTTGTGTGTTCAAGAAAATGCAAAGGTTCGGCCAACGATGGCTTCGGTTGTGGTGATGCTTAATAGCTTGTCTTCCACTTTCCCGGTGCCTTTGCAGCCCGGGTTTTTCGTGCCTAGTAGCAACGATGAGATCAGAGCAACTGAGTTTTCCAGAAATGAAGCAACGATCAGTGATTTGTATCCGCGTTAA